Proteins from one Mauremys mutica isolate MM-2020 ecotype Southern chromosome 14, ASM2049712v1, whole genome shotgun sequence genomic window:
- the OSGIN1 gene encoding oxidative stress-induced growth inhibitor 1 produces the protein MYPVLNKLPNKSDSKPLPIVVIGNGPSGICLSYLLSGYIPYIKRGSAHPHPILQRKLEETPEVPIIDQDLEYLSEGLEGRSQSPVALLFDTLLRPDTDFGGTAESVLTWWHETNRAIPHLVLGRNPPGGAWHLIEGSMITLSQGEWMGLPDLHLKDWMRNKRRGLRNNRATAEDIAQYYQHYVAKKGLQKNFICGTIVTSVRKVSPDVNSSYEQQEHEGNSDSFWDFPEKEDDQIANGNLFQVDGFIKNTNGCQQPFSVYAENVVLATGTYDSPTKLGVNGEDLPFVHHKLSALEEAVKNKRVGMTSDPVLIVGAGLTAADAILFAHHCNIPVIHAFRRRVNDPGLIFNQLPKMMYPEYHKVHQMMKEQSVTCPGPYECYISLPEHHVLSFTEDKKCIFQDKSGHQKVFNISMAFVLIGSNPNLSFLPNNGIDLAIDNEQPVNSKRNPINVDPFTYECVQEKGLYAVGPLAGDNFVRFVQGGALAVASSLLKKANKNPP, from the exons ATGTATCCAGTGTTGAACAAACTCCCAAACAAAAGTGATTCCAAACCACTTCCCATTGTTGTTATAG GGAATGGTCCTTCAGGAATTTGCCTTTCCTACCTGCTGTCTGGTTATATCCCTTACATCAAAAGGGGCTCTGCTCATCCTCATCCTATTCTACAGAGGAAACTAGAGGAAACACCAGAAGTCCCCATTATAGACCAG GATCTGGAGTACCTGTCTGAAGGTTTGGAGGGACGATCCCAGAGCCCCGTGGCTCTTCTTTTTGATACTCTGCTGCGTCCAGATACAGACTTTGGTGGAACTGCAGAATCTGTCCTCACTTGGTGGCATGAGACCAACAGAGCCATTCCCCATCTGGTCCTTGGCAGAAACCCTCCTGGGGGTGCCTGGCAT TTAATTGAGGGATCTATGATCACTCTGAGCCAAGGGGAATGGATGGGGCTTCCAGACCTTCATCTCAAAGACTGGATGAGGAACAAGAGAAG GGGCCTCAGGAATAACAGAGCCACCGCAGAAGACATTGCTCAATATTACCAACATTATGTGGCAAAGAAAGGGCTGCAGAAGAATTTTATCTGTGGGACTATTGTGACATCTGTGAGGAAAGTGAGCCCAGATGTAAATTCCAGCTATGAACAGCAGGAGCATGAGGGGAACAGTGACTCCTTCTGGGATTTCCCTGAGAAGGAAGATGACCAGATTGCTAATGGAAATCTCTTCCAGGTGGATGGATTCATCAAAAACACTAATGGTTGTCAGCAACCCTTCTCCGTCTATGCAGAGAATGTGGTTTTAGCCACAGGAACATATGACAGTCCAACCAAGCTTGGAGTTAATggagaggaccttccttttgtCCATCACAAACTCTCTGCCCTTGAAGAAGCAGTGAAGAACAAGAGGGTTGGCATGACATCAGATCCAGTCTTGATTGTAGGTGCCGGCCTGACAGCTGCTGATGCAATTCTCTTTGCTCACCATTGCAACATCCCAGTGATCCATGCCTTTCGCAGAAGGGTCAACGATCCAGGCCTCATCTTCAATCAGCTCCCCAAAATGATGTATCCGGAGTACCACAAAGTCCACCAGATGATGAAAGAACAGTCAGTTACTTGTCCTGGGCCATATGAATGTTACATCAGCCTTCCTGAACATCATGTCCTGTCCTTTACAGAGGACAAGAAGTGTATCTTCCAGGATAAGAGTGGTCACCAGAAAGTTTTTAACATTTCTATGGCTTTTGTTCTCATTGGCTCAAACCCCAACCTCTCCTTCCTACCAAATAATGGCATTGACTTGGCAATTGACAACGAGCAGCCAGTCAACTCCAAGAGGAACCCCATCAACGTTGACCCATTTACCTACGAATGTGTTCAGGAGAAAGGGCTTTACGCTGTGGGACCATTAGCTGGGGACAACTTTGTACGTTTCGTgcagggaggggctctggctgtTGCCAGCTCTTTGttaaagaaagcaaacaaaaatccTCCTTAA